A single region of the Bacillus cereus genome encodes:
- a CDS encoding ABC transporter ATP-binding protein produces MKNPLLRIENLQTSFRIQDQYHAAVDNVSLTVHENEIVAIVGESGCGKSALALSIMRLHNEANTKLQGQLYYRDKDLLTMSTAEMNKVRGSNIGMIFQEPLTALDPLMTVGKQIEENLDYHTSLSKTEKKERTLELLHQVGIPKPELTYKQYPHELSGGMRQRIVIAIAIACNPGLIIADEPTTALDVTIQAQILDLLKSIQEQTKMGIILITHDLSVVAETADRIVVMYAGQVVETGTVEEIFNNPLHPYTRSLLNSIPSAYAEKEKLHVIQGVVPSLAKLPRTGCRFQARIPWVRPDQHEENPVLHEVKPDHWVRCTCYKHFNFQHKKGDDVTHGTA; encoded by the coding sequence ATGAAGAATCCACTTCTTCGCATTGAAAATTTACAGACGTCCTTTCGCATACAAGATCAATACCATGCAGCAGTTGATAACGTTTCGTTAACTGTCCATGAAAATGAAATTGTCGCGATAGTTGGTGAATCAGGTTGCGGAAAAAGTGCACTTGCCCTTTCCATTATGCGACTGCATAATGAAGCAAATACAAAATTACAAGGGCAACTTTACTATAGAGATAAGGATTTACTAACTATGTCGACCGCAGAAATGAATAAAGTACGCGGATCAAACATCGGTATGATTTTCCAGGAACCTCTTACAGCACTCGATCCTCTTATGACAGTTGGAAAACAAATCGAAGAAAATTTAGACTACCACACAAGCCTTTCGAAAACAGAAAAGAAAGAACGCACCTTAGAACTACTCCATCAAGTTGGTATTCCAAAACCAGAACTTACATATAAACAATACCCACATGAATTATCTGGCGGAATGAGACAAAGAATTGTTATCGCAATCGCAATTGCTTGTAACCCAGGACTCATTATTGCTGATGAACCGACAACCGCTCTAGATGTAACAATTCAAGCTCAAATACTAGACTTACTAAAATCCATTCAAGAACAAACAAAGATGGGTATCATTTTAATTACACATGATTTAAGTGTTGTTGCCGAAACGGCTGATCGTATTGTCGTTATGTATGCAGGACAAGTTGTAGAAACAGGAACAGTAGAAGAGATTTTTAATAACCCTCTTCACCCATATACTCGTTCTCTATTAAACTCAATTCCATCTGCGTATGCTGAAAAAGAAAAATTGCATGTAATTCAAGGGGTGGTTCCTTCGTTAGCAAAGCTACCTCGCACAGGTTGCCGCTTCCAAGCTCGAATTCCATGGGTTAGACCAGACCAGCATGAAGAAAACCCAGTTTTACATGAAGTAAAACCAGACCATTGGGTACGTTGTACTTGTTATAAACATTTCAACTTCCAGCATAAGAAAGGAGATGACGTAACTCATGGCACTGCTTAA
- the glpT gene encoding glycerol-3-phosphate transporter, with translation MFFTQLFKPAPHAERLPADRVDSEYRKLRLQVFLGIFIGYAGYYFVRKNFSLAMPYLIEQGFSKGELGVILSAVSIAYGLSKFLMGIVSDRCNPRYFLAAGLFLSGIINIIFGSFSFITTSIILMFVLQFLNGWVQGMGWPPCGRTMVHWFSISERGTKMSIWNVAHNVGGALMPSLVTLGLYFFANDWKSIFYFPGILSILVGIYVLITMRDTPQSCGLPSIEEHTGEYPSDEKVQDRERELSVKEILFTYVLNNKFLWYIAIANVFVYFVRYGVVDWAPTYLVEEKSFTHSSSRTAYALYEWAGIPGTLLCGWMSDKLFKGRRAPAGILFMVGVFIAVLVYWLNPAGHPIIDSIALVSIGFLIYGPVMLIGLHALDLAPKKAAGTAAGLTGFFGYLGGATFASAAMGFIVDAFGWDGGFILLLASCVLAMFFLALTLNTGSAKSKQA, from the coding sequence ATGTTTTTCACACAATTATTTAAACCTGCGCCCCACGCGGAACGCTTACCAGCTGATCGCGTTGATAGCGAATACCGTAAATTACGTTTACAAGTATTCTTAGGTATCTTCATCGGTTATGCAGGTTACTACTTTGTTCGAAAAAACTTTTCACTAGCAATGCCATACTTAATCGAACAAGGCTTTAGTAAAGGAGAACTTGGGGTTATCCTTTCAGCAGTATCTATCGCTTATGGATTAAGTAAATTCCTGATGGGGATCGTATCTGACCGTTGTAATCCTCGCTACTTTTTAGCAGCTGGGCTATTTTTATCAGGTATCATTAATATTATTTTCGGTTCATTTTCTTTCATTACAACGAGCATCATACTTATGTTTGTACTTCAGTTTTTAAATGGATGGGTGCAAGGTATGGGGTGGCCTCCATGTGGCCGTACGATGGTTCACTGGTTCTCTATTAGTGAACGTGGTACAAAAATGTCTATTTGGAACGTCGCTCATAATGTCGGCGGAGCGCTTATGCCTTCCCTTGTAACATTAGGCTTATACTTCTTCGCAAATGACTGGAAGAGCATTTTTTACTTCCCCGGTATTCTTTCAATTTTAGTTGGTATTTATGTATTAATTACAATGAGAGATACACCTCAATCTTGCGGATTACCTTCTATTGAAGAACACACTGGAGAGTATCCATCAGATGAAAAAGTACAAGATCGCGAACGCGAACTTTCGGTAAAGGAAATTTTATTTACATACGTACTAAACAATAAATTTTTATGGTACATCGCTATCGCGAACGTTTTTGTATACTTCGTACGTTACGGCGTTGTAGACTGGGCTCCTACTTATTTAGTAGAAGAAAAAAGCTTTACTCATAGTAGCTCACGTACCGCTTACGCTCTATATGAATGGGCTGGTATTCCAGGTACACTTCTTTGCGGATGGATGAGTGATAAACTATTTAAAGGGCGCCGCGCACCTGCAGGTATTTTATTTATGGTCGGTGTATTCATTGCCGTTCTCGTTTACTGGCTAAATCCTGCTGGTCACCCAATCATTGATAGTATCGCACTTGTTTCCATTGGATTTTTAATTTACGGACCTGTTATGTTAATTGGTCTACACGCTCTTGATTTAGCACCAAAGAAAGCTGCTGGAACTGCCGCTGGTTTAACTGGGTTCTTCGGTTACCTAGGCGGAGCTACTTTTGCTAGTGCTGCTATGGGCTTTATCGTAGATGCATTCGGATGGGATGGCGGATTCATCTTATTACTTGCATCCTGTGTACTTGCAATGTTCTTCCTTGCCCTTACTTTAAATACAGGGTCGGCAAAATCAAAACAAGCTTAA
- a CDS encoding MarR family winged helix-turn-helix transcriptional regulator, with product MPNDMTHIDKIQALTFAIGKKMQTELLEQMQASGLTPPQFYILKILDHHGASRATKLAEKMYVKPSAITVMIDRLIDHGLVERYHDDNDRRVVVIELTKKGKDTVEEAMAARNEHIGKYFSQLELQEREDLLRLFEKLETIICGTQEKKENK from the coding sequence ATGCCAAATGATATGACTCATATTGATAAGATTCAAGCTCTTACATTTGCTATAGGAAAGAAAATGCAAACGGAGCTACTGGAACAAATGCAAGCATCAGGACTTACACCACCACAGTTTTATATTTTGAAGATTTTAGATCATCACGGAGCCTCAAGAGCAACAAAATTAGCGGAGAAAATGTACGTGAAACCGAGCGCGATTACAGTAATGATTGATCGTTTAATTGATCATGGGCTAGTAGAGCGTTATCACGACGATAATGATCGCCGTGTTGTTGTCATTGAGCTAACGAAAAAGGGGAAAGATACAGTAGAAGAGGCGATGGCAGCTCGTAATGAGCATATCGGCAAATACTTTTCACAATTAGAATTACAAGAGCGAGAAGATTTGTTACGTCTCTTTGAAAAGTTAGAAACAATTATTTGCGGGACACAAGAGAAAAAAGAGAATAAATAA
- a CDS encoding MDR family MFS transporter, producing the protein MEQQENQNRKLLLVGLVIAMLFAALDGTIVGTAMPRIVGELGGLSLMTWLTTAYMLTSTTVVPIAGKLADLLGRRNVYITGLVIFMIGSALCGMANGMTELIIFRGIQGLGGGIMMPMAMIIIGDMFTGKERAKWQGIFGALYGLASVIGPQVGGWIVDAVNWRWVFYINLPVGILATIFIAMGLKSHKQTGPIKIDIAGIFTMILGVVSLLLALTFGGKDYAWDSWQIIGLFALALIGIVSFIIVETKAEEPILPMHFFKNRTFTILNAIGFFMSIGMFGAIMFVPFFMQGIVGVSAAESGTIMTPMMITMIVMSIIGGQLVLKVGVKPQIITGMLVMAGGFWLLTTMDMHTTKLTATSYMMVIGLGMGLVMPTLTLALQESFPKKDLGVVTSSSQFFRQIGGTFGITILGSIMNNTSGTTLTNKLVPVLDTFPKEAGQMVTKFKDMIHTDPQGLYSMLFNPEALKQMPEAFSNSIVPILKSSLVDSLHTVFLTGLVFIIVGAIFTIFLQKIKLSDRKKSAEEPAVEENERTASSS; encoded by the coding sequence ATGGAGCAACAAGAAAATCAGAATAGAAAGTTGTTGTTAGTCGGTTTGGTAATCGCGATGCTATTTGCTGCGTTAGACGGAACAATCGTTGGTACAGCAATGCCGCGTATCGTAGGTGAACTTGGCGGATTAAGCTTAATGACATGGTTAACAACTGCTTACATGTTAACATCAACGACAGTCGTACCAATTGCAGGTAAATTAGCGGATTTACTTGGGCGTCGTAATGTATATATAACAGGATTAGTTATTTTTATGATTGGTTCAGCGTTATGTGGTATGGCAAATGGTATGACAGAATTAATTATTTTCCGTGGTATTCAAGGTCTTGGTGGCGGTATTATGATGCCAATGGCTATGATTATTATCGGAGATATGTTCACAGGAAAAGAACGTGCGAAATGGCAAGGTATTTTTGGAGCTCTATACGGTCTTGCTTCTGTAATTGGACCACAAGTTGGTGGTTGGATTGTAGATGCAGTGAACTGGAGATGGGTATTCTACATTAACTTACCAGTTGGTATTTTAGCGACGATCTTTATTGCAATGGGATTAAAATCACATAAACAAACAGGTCCAATTAAAATTGACATCGCTGGAATCTTTACGATGATTCTCGGTGTTGTAAGTTTATTACTTGCGTTAACGTTTGGCGGGAAAGATTACGCATGGGATTCTTGGCAAATTATCGGGTTATTCGCATTAGCTTTAATTGGTATTGTTAGCTTTATTATTGTTGAAACGAAAGCTGAAGAACCAATTTTACCAATGCATTTCTTTAAAAATCGCACCTTTACAATACTGAATGCGATTGGATTCTTTATGAGTATCGGAATGTTTGGAGCTATTATGTTCGTACCGTTCTTCATGCAAGGAATTGTAGGAGTAAGTGCTGCTGAATCAGGAACGATCATGACACCAATGATGATTACAATGATTGTTATGAGTATTATCGGCGGTCAACTTGTATTAAAAGTCGGTGTGAAACCACAAATTATCACAGGTATGCTTGTTATGGCTGGTGGATTCTGGTTATTAACAACGATGGATATGCACACAACTAAGCTTACTGCTACTTCTTATATGATGGTTATCGGTTTAGGAATGGGTCTTGTTATGCCAACATTAACATTGGCGTTACAAGAAAGCTTCCCGAAAAAAGATCTTGGTGTAGTAACATCATCAAGTCAGTTCTTCCGTCAAATCGGTGGAACATTCGGTATTACAATTTTAGGATCAATTATGAATAACACTTCAGGTACAACATTAACAAATAAATTAGTACCTGTATTAGATACGTTCCCGAAAGAAGCGGGACAAATGGTAACAAAATTTAAAGATATGATTCATACAGACCCACAAGGTTTATATTCGATGCTCTTTAATCCAGAAGCATTAAAGCAAATGCCAGAAGCATTCTCTAATAGCATCGTACCAATTTTGAAAAGTTCTTTAGTAGACTCACTTCATACTGTATTCTTAACAGGATTAGTATTTATCATAGTAGGTGCAATCTTTACGATTTTCTTACAGAAGATTAAGCTGTCTGATCGTAAAAAAAGTGCTGAAGAGCCTGCTGTAGAAGAGAACGAACGAACTGCATCATCTTCGTAA
- the rbsR gene encoding ribose operon transcriptional repressor RbsR, with translation MKWREKRMSTIKDVAKLAGVSVATVSRVLNKNGYVHEDTLKKVERAIEMLDYKPSTVARSLYNKKSRLIGLVVPNIVNPFFPEVARAVEDVAHKQGYTVVLCNSDESLEKEKQYIDVLRQNNVDGFIVATNPQNSVNYMNLSIPVVAIDRMFNERIPTVYADNYAGSQAATKLLIDKGCKHIAHIRGPRDVSTANERFEGFVDVITQNNLSYMIAESTFDPANSEQVAVELLEEYPHIDGIVAGNDLIAIGIVKAALQKGISIPDDLQIIGFDGISLTEMMYPSITTVAQPIYEMGKIATELLLEQMEGNALEEKHYRLPIEIIERNTTK, from the coding sequence ATGAAATGGAGAGAAAAGAGAATGAGTACGATTAAAGACGTTGCGAAATTAGCGGGAGTATCTGTTGCGACCGTTTCCAGAGTGTTAAATAAAAATGGATATGTTCATGAGGATACATTAAAGAAAGTAGAGCGAGCAATTGAAATGCTAGATTATAAGCCTAGTACAGTAGCGCGTTCTTTATACAATAAAAAATCTCGTTTAATTGGCTTAGTTGTTCCAAATATCGTGAATCCATTCTTTCCGGAAGTTGCACGTGCCGTAGAAGATGTAGCACATAAGCAAGGTTACACAGTTGTCCTTTGTAACTCTGATGAAAGTTTAGAAAAAGAGAAACAATACATTGACGTACTTAGACAAAATAATGTGGATGGGTTTATTGTGGCAACGAATCCACAAAATAGTGTTAATTACATGAATTTGTCTATTCCAGTTGTTGCGATTGACCGTATGTTTAATGAGCGCATTCCTACTGTATATGCAGATAACTATGCAGGGAGTCAGGCGGCGACAAAGTTATTAATAGATAAAGGATGTAAACATATTGCACATATTCGCGGACCACGTGATGTAAGCACAGCCAACGAACGTTTTGAAGGCTTTGTAGACGTTATTACGCAAAATAATCTTTCTTATATGATTGCAGAGAGTACATTCGATCCAGCTAATAGTGAACAGGTAGCGGTAGAATTATTGGAAGAGTATCCGCATATTGACGGAATTGTTGCTGGGAATGATTTAATTGCAATTGGTATTGTAAAGGCTGCACTTCAAAAGGGGATTTCTATCCCAGATGATTTACAAATTATCGGATTCGATGGAATTTCTTTAACAGAAATGATGTATCCATCTATTACGACTGTTGCACAGCCAATATATGAAATGGGGAAAATTGCAACAGAGCTGTTGTTAGAGCAGATGGAAGGAAATGCATTAGAAGAGAAACACTATCGTTTACCGATTGAAATTATAGAAAGAAATACAACGAAGTAA
- the rbsK gene encoding ribokinase, which yields MPNIAVVGSISMDLVAVSKIRPKAGETVIGEAFHTIPGGKGANQAVAAARLGANVAMVGAVGNDDYGTVVRKNLENERVFIDYVVPVTDRTTGIAHIILAEEDNSIVVVQGANALVNESIVDRSKDLLVKADMVVLQLEIPLETVKYVLSICEEHKIPVMLNPAPAQILSEDILEKATYITPNEHECRIVLDDFTSPIEDLLAKYPNKLLITEGSSGVRFHNGTEIVHVPSIAVDVVDTTGAGDTFNGALAVALSEGETLQKAIRFANIAGGLSVTKLGAQGGMPTRDRVREVQVIVG from the coding sequence ATGCCGAATATTGCAGTAGTAGGTAGTATTTCAATGGACTTAGTGGCTGTTTCAAAAATACGGCCGAAAGCAGGAGAAACAGTAATTGGTGAAGCGTTTCATACGATCCCAGGAGGGAAAGGAGCTAACCAAGCAGTTGCAGCAGCTAGATTAGGAGCAAATGTAGCGATGGTTGGTGCAGTAGGAAATGATGATTATGGAACAGTAGTTAGAAAAAATTTGGAGAACGAACGCGTTTTTATCGACTATGTGGTACCGGTTACAGATAGAACGACAGGAATTGCTCATATCATTTTAGCAGAAGAGGACAACAGTATTGTTGTCGTACAAGGAGCAAATGCTCTTGTAAATGAGTCGATTGTAGATCGTTCAAAAGACCTTCTTGTAAAAGCTGATATGGTTGTTCTTCAACTAGAGATTCCGCTTGAAACAGTAAAATACGTTCTGTCTATTTGTGAGGAGCATAAAATTCCGGTTATGTTGAATCCTGCTCCAGCACAAATCTTATCAGAAGATATTTTAGAAAAGGCGACTTATATTACGCCAAATGAGCATGAGTGTCGCATTGTATTAGATGATTTCACATCACCAATTGAAGATCTACTGGCTAAATACCCAAACAAACTACTGATAACAGAAGGTTCTAGCGGTGTTCGTTTCCATAATGGTACGGAGATTGTACATGTTCCTAGTATTGCTGTTGATGTAGTAGATACGACTGGAGCTGGTGACACATTTAATGGTGCGTTAGCAGTTGCACTTTCTGAAGGAGAAACACTTCAAAAAGCAATTCGTTTTGCCAATATTGCTGGTGGCCTTTCTGTAACAAAACTTGGGGCACAAGGCGGTATGCCAACGAGAGATAGGGTGCGTGAAGTGCAGGTGATTGTCGGATGA
- the rbsD gene encoding D-ribose pyranase, which yields MKKHGVLNSEIAAVLASLGHTDTIVIADCGLPIPDGVKRIDLAVEIGKPSFLDVLQVVADDMAIEKVTLAEEVIMSNAEVNKEVEMRLIEPAFEYVSHKEFKEHTKRAKAIIRTGEATPYANVILHAGVIF from the coding sequence ATGAAAAAGCACGGTGTATTAAATAGCGAAATCGCGGCAGTCCTTGCTTCACTTGGACATACAGATACAATTGTAATTGCTGATTGCGGATTACCTATTCCTGATGGAGTAAAACGAATTGATTTAGCAGTTGAGATTGGGAAACCTAGTTTTTTAGACGTATTACAAGTAGTTGCCGATGATATGGCGATTGAAAAAGTGACGTTAGCAGAAGAAGTTATTATGAGTAATGCAGAGGTAAATAAAGAGGTTGAGATGCGTTTAATAGAGCCGGCATTTGAATATGTGTCTCATAAGGAGTTTAAAGAGCATACAAAGAGAGCGAAGGCGATTATTCGTACAGGAGAAGCAACGCCTTATGCGAATGTTATTTTACATGCAGGCGTGATTTTTTAA
- the rbsA gene encoding ribose ABC transporter ATP-binding protein RbsA: MHIEMKNISKAFSGNPVLKNAQFMIETGEVHALMGENGAGKSTLMKILTGVYKKDSGTVTIDGQERTFKNAKEAEEYGIAFIHQELNILPNLTVAENMFLGKELMYGKTGILRTRQMNAIAKQQLADLGLHVRGAMLAGELSVGQQQIIEIAKALMTNASVIIMDEPTAALTDREIETLFTVINKLRKEGVSFVYISHRMEEIFSICDAITILRDGEYVGKRLIPETSFDEVVSMMVGRSIGERYPERNSQIGEVIFEMRNGTKKGKFENVSFQVRKGEILGVAGLMGAGRTDIMKAIFGYEPLDSGQIFMNGQEVKIDSPIDAIRQRIAFITEDRKSEGLVLDFSIRENLALPNLESLSKGSVVNKGLEQQFTEDMMKLLNVKAANGEQSVKSLSGGNQQKIVIAKWLGIHPQLLILDEPTRGVDVGAKKEIYSIMNKLTEQGDAVIMVSSELPEVLGMSDRVLVIHEGKIGGILEKDQASQESIMALATGGE, encoded by the coding sequence ATGCATATTGAAATGAAAAACATTTCAAAAGCGTTCAGTGGTAATCCTGTTCTAAAAAACGCACAGTTTATGATTGAAACAGGAGAAGTCCATGCATTGATGGGGGAAAACGGAGCGGGGAAATCGACGCTCATGAAGATTTTAACAGGTGTATATAAAAAAGACAGTGGAACAGTCACGATTGATGGACAAGAAAGAACTTTTAAAAATGCGAAAGAAGCTGAAGAGTATGGTATTGCATTTATCCATCAAGAGTTGAACATATTACCGAATTTAACGGTAGCTGAAAATATGTTTCTTGGAAAAGAGTTAATGTATGGGAAAACGGGCATTTTACGTACGCGCCAAATGAATGCGATTGCCAAGCAACAATTAGCGGATCTTGGTCTACATGTGAGAGGCGCTATGCTAGCAGGTGAATTATCAGTTGGACAACAGCAAATTATTGAAATTGCGAAAGCATTAATGACAAATGCGAGCGTTATTATTATGGATGAACCTACAGCAGCATTAACAGATCGCGAGATTGAAACGCTGTTTACTGTTATTAATAAATTACGTAAAGAGGGCGTTTCGTTCGTTTATATTTCACACCGGATGGAAGAAATTTTTTCAATATGTGATGCTATTACGATTTTGCGTGATGGAGAATATGTAGGGAAAAGATTAATTCCAGAAACGTCATTTGATGAAGTAGTGAGTATGATGGTGGGCCGCAGTATTGGTGAACGTTATCCAGAGCGTAATAGTCAAATTGGTGAAGTGATTTTTGAAATGCGTAACGGAACGAAAAAAGGAAAATTTGAAAATGTTTCGTTTCAAGTTAGAAAAGGTGAAATCCTTGGTGTTGCTGGTTTGATGGGAGCCGGTCGTACGGATATCATGAAAGCAATATTTGGATATGAACCGCTCGATTCAGGACAAATTTTTATGAATGGACAAGAAGTGAAAATTGATAGTCCAATTGATGCAATTAGACAACGAATTGCTTTTATTACAGAGGATAGAAAATCAGAAGGGCTTGTGTTAGATTTTTCTATCCGTGAAAATTTAGCATTACCAAACTTAGAAAGTCTTTCAAAGGGGAGCGTTGTTAATAAAGGTTTAGAACAGCAATTTACAGAGGATATGATGAAGCTCCTTAATGTGAAAGCAGCAAACGGAGAGCAATCTGTAAAATCTCTTTCTGGTGGAAATCAGCAAAAGATTGTAATTGCAAAATGGCTAGGTATTCATCCGCAGTTACTCATTTTAGATGAGCCAACAAGAGGTGTAGATGTTGGAGCTAAAAAAGAAATTTACTCTATTATGAATAAGCTTACCGAGCAAGGTGATGCCGTTATTATGGTATCGTCTGAGCTTCCAGAAGTTTTAGGAATGAGTGATCGTGTTCTTGTCATTCATGAAGGGAAAATCGGTGGTATTTTAGAGAAAGATCAGGCATCGCAAGAGTCTATTATGGCACTAGCTACAGGGGGAGAGTAA
- a CDS encoding ABC transporter permease subunit — protein MAKKGNVLQQLGSLIGLVLIIVVITALNPAFIEIPNLFNILRQVSINALIAFGMTFVILTGGIDLSVGSILALSSALVAGMMASGMDPFLAMAVGLLAGLVMGIVNGIIIAKGKVAPFIATLATMTIFRGLTLVYMDGRPITGLGDHLMFQMFGRGYFLGIPVPAVTMMIAFAVLYFILKKTTFGRRTFAIGGNEEAAALSGINVTRIKVMIYGLSGILAALAGIVLTSRLDSAQPTAGTSYELDAIAAVVLGGTSLSGGRGWIVGTFIGVLIIGVLNNGLNLLGVSSFFQQVVKGLVILLAVLIDRRKEA, from the coding sequence ATGGCTAAGAAGGGGAATGTATTACAACAACTTGGTTCTTTAATTGGATTAGTATTAATTATCGTGGTAATTACAGCTTTAAATCCAGCATTTATTGAAATTCCAAATTTATTTAATATACTGCGCCAAGTATCGATTAATGCACTCATTGCATTTGGAATGACCTTCGTTATTTTAACAGGGGGTATTGACTTATCGGTAGGTTCTATTTTAGCATTATCAAGTGCACTTGTTGCTGGAATGATGGCAAGTGGCATGGATCCGTTCCTTGCAATGGCAGTTGGATTATTAGCAGGTCTTGTAATGGGTATTGTAAACGGTATCATTATTGCGAAGGGAAAAGTAGCTCCGTTTATTGCGACTTTAGCAACAATGACTATTTTTCGCGGGTTGACGCTTGTTTATATGGACGGACGTCCGATCACTGGTCTTGGTGATCATTTAATGTTCCAAATGTTTGGCCGTGGTTATTTCCTTGGTATTCCTGTGCCAGCCGTTACAATGATGATCGCTTTTGCAGTACTGTACTTTATTTTAAAGAAAACAACGTTTGGTCGCCGTACGTTTGCTATTGGTGGAAATGAAGAAGCGGCAGCTTTATCAGGTATTAATGTTACGAGAATTAAAGTAATGATTTACGGTCTTTCCGGAATTTTGGCAGCGCTTGCAGGTATTGTCTTAACATCAAGGTTAGATTCTGCACAGCCGACTGCTGGTACTTCTTACGAATTAGATGCAATTGCTGCAGTTGTGTTAGGAGGAACGAGCCTTTCTGGCGGAAGAGGATGGATTGTTGGTACATTCATCGGTGTGCTTATTATTGGTGTACTAAATAACGGTTTAAATTTATTAGGTGTATCTTCTTTCTTCCAACAAGTTGTAAAAGGACTTGTAATTTTACTAGCTGTACTAATTGATCGTCGAAAAGAAGCGTAA
- the rbsB gene encoding ribose ABC transporter substrate-binding protein RbsB, whose protein sequence is MKKWLLILVACIMVVTAGCSMEPPEWAKDSSDKGRNKTIKVGFSVSTLNNPFFVTLKKGAEKKAKDSGIELIAVDAQNDAAKQTNDVEDLIQKGVDVVVINPTDSDAVASAVSAANAANVPVITVDRVANSGKVVSHIASNNVEGGQMASDYIRELVGEGTNVAELEGIPGSSAARERGKGFHNVADKSLKVVAKQAADFDRAKGLSVMENILQANSDIKAVFAHNDEMALGALEALKSAGKTDVVVVGFDATDDAVKAVKDGRMAATVAQKPELIGEKAMEAAKEITQGKKVDKFIPIELELIKKK, encoded by the coding sequence ATGAAAAAATGGTTACTGATACTCGTTGCATGCATCATGGTAGTTACTGCTGGTTGTTCAATGGAACCACCAGAATGGGCAAAGGATTCTAGCGATAAAGGTCGAAATAAAACTATTAAAGTTGGATTTTCTGTTTCAACTTTAAATAACCCATTTTTCGTCACGTTGAAAAAAGGTGCAGAAAAGAAAGCAAAAGATAGCGGCATTGAATTAATTGCTGTTGATGCACAAAATGATGCAGCGAAGCAAACAAACGATGTTGAAGATTTAATTCAAAAAGGTGTCGATGTAGTTGTTATTAATCCAACCGATTCAGATGCTGTTGCTTCAGCGGTAAGTGCAGCTAATGCAGCCAATGTTCCTGTTATTACAGTAGACCGAGTTGCGAATTCAGGTAAAGTTGTTTCTCATATTGCTTCCAACAATGTAGAAGGTGGTCAAATGGCTAGTGATTACATTCGGGAATTAGTTGGTGAAGGAACAAATGTTGCTGAGTTAGAAGGAATCCCTGGATCGTCTGCTGCTCGTGAGCGTGGGAAAGGATTCCATAACGTAGCTGATAAGTCTTTAAAAGTAGTAGCAAAACAAGCAGCTGATTTCGATCGTGCAAAAGGATTATCCGTTATGGAAAATATTTTGCAAGCAAATAGCGATATAAAAGCAGTGTTTGCTCATAACGATGAAATGGCATTAGGCGCACTCGAGGCATTGAAATCTGCTGGTAAAACAGATGTGGTTGTTGTTGGATTTGATGCAACAGACGATGCTGTAAAAGCGGTTAAAGATGGGCGCATGGCAGCAACAGTCGCTCAAAAACCGGAATTAATCGGAGAGAAGGCGATGGAAGCAGCGAAAGAGATAACACAAGGTAAAAAGGTGGACAAATTTATTCCGATTGAATTAGAGCTTATTAAGAAAAAATAA